In Actinomadura citrea, a single window of DNA contains:
- a CDS encoding Clp protease N-terminal domain-containing protein — MTEPQRPPVQVRLDDLINGIKKVHTDTLEQLTSAVLAAEHLGEVADHLIGHFVDQARRSGASWTEIGKSMGVSKQAAQKRFVPKGEKPDLDPSQGFSRYTDRARKVVVASMSEARAAGNAEITPAHLVLALLTEPEALAAKAILAQNVLLDTLRQAAAAALPPDAGEVPELIPFDQDAKKALELTFREALRLGHNYVGTEHILLALLEFEDGEGILSGAGIEKAAAEANITAALEAIAARTDTP; from the coding sequence ATGACCGAACCCCAGCGGCCGCCCGTCCAGGTCCGCCTCGACGACCTGATCAACGGCATCAAGAAGGTCCACACCGACACCCTCGAACAGCTGACCAGCGCGGTCCTCGCCGCCGAGCACCTCGGCGAGGTCGCCGACCACCTCATCGGCCACTTCGTCGACCAGGCCCGCCGCTCCGGCGCGTCCTGGACGGAGATCGGCAAGAGCATGGGCGTCAGCAAGCAGGCGGCCCAGAAGCGCTTCGTCCCCAAGGGGGAGAAGCCCGATCTCGACCCCTCGCAGGGCTTCTCCCGCTACACCGATCGCGCCCGCAAGGTCGTCGTGGCCTCGATGAGCGAGGCCCGCGCCGCCGGCAACGCCGAGATCACCCCGGCCCACCTCGTCCTCGCCCTGCTCACCGAGCCCGAGGCGCTCGCCGCCAAGGCGATCCTCGCCCAGAACGTCCTGCTGGACACCCTCCGGCAGGCCGCCGCGGCGGCGCTGCCCCCGGACGCGGGAGAGGTCCCCGAGCTCATCCCCTTCGACCAGGACGCCAAGAAGGCCCTCGAACTGACGTTCCGCGAGGCCCTGCGCCTCGGCCACAACTACGTCGGCACCGAGCACATCCTCCTCGCCCTGCTGGAGTTCGAGGACGGCGAGGGAATCCTCTCCGGCGCGGGCATCGAGAAGGCGGCCGCCGAGGCGAACATCACCGCCGCTCTGGAGGCCATCGCCGCCCGGACGGACACGCCGTGA
- a CDS encoding alpha/beta fold hydrolase: protein MEKLIKANGVDLCAETFGDPSDPPILLIGNTMLTWPDDLCERLAALRRFAVRYDQRDTGRSESHDPEAPRYTLRDLVADAAGVLDAFRLPTAHVAGFGVGGWIAQLLALGHPARVTTLTLIATRPTAPGPADADLPEHAPELTARFMKPPRVDWTDRESVVAFQVENARHLSGPSFDEAEVRAGVERIWDRTVITGADPGKAHRANQMGTVFAALDAGDRWRERLPEITAPTLVVHGEDDPFFPLGNGRALAAEIPAAELLVLAGTGNELPRRTWDTVVPALLRHTTG from the coding sequence ATGGAGAAACTCATCAAGGCCAACGGGGTGGACCTGTGCGCGGAGACGTTCGGTGATCCGTCCGACCCGCCGATCCTGCTGATCGGCAACACGATGCTCACGTGGCCGGACGACCTGTGCGAGCGCCTCGCCGCGCTCCGCAGGTTCGCCGTCCGCTACGACCAGCGCGACACGGGCCGGTCCGAATCCCACGATCCCGAGGCCCCCCGCTACACGCTGCGCGACCTCGTCGCCGACGCCGCCGGCGTCCTCGACGCCTTCAGGCTGCCGACCGCGCACGTCGCCGGGTTCGGCGTCGGCGGCTGGATCGCCCAGCTCCTCGCCCTCGGCCACCCGGCCCGCGTCACCACCCTCACCCTCATCGCCACCAGGCCCACCGCCCCGGGACCGGCCGACGCCGACCTGCCCGAGCACGCCCCGGAGCTGACGGCCCGCTTCATGAAGCCGCCGCGGGTCGACTGGACGGACCGGGAGTCGGTGGTCGCTTTCCAGGTCGAGAACGCCCGCCACCTGTCGGGCCCGTCCTTCGACGAGGCCGAGGTCCGCGCGGGCGTCGAGCGGATCTGGGACCGCACGGTGATCACGGGAGCCGACCCCGGCAAGGCGCACCGGGCCAACCAGATGGGGACCGTCTTCGCGGCCCTGGACGCCGGCGACCGCTGGCGCGAGCGCCTCCCCGAGATCACCGCCCCGACCCTCGTCGTCCACGGGGAGGACGACCCCTTCTTCCCGCTGGGCAACGGCCGGGCGCTGGCCGCCGAGATCCCGGCCGCCGAGCTCCTCGTCCTGGCCGGCACGGGCAACGAGCTCCCGCGCCGGACCTGGGACACGGTCGTCCCCGCGCTCCTGCGTCACACCACGGGCTGA
- a CDS encoding cytochrome P450, with the protein MNWEKRLYLTAHPVAYPLLRGVARRGPIVRVPGVGVVVNDAALAREILMDGETFRKDGPGSPGELWTPVLGPSVLLNMEGDAHRALRRRLTDLFVPSYTEALCARVLAEPLAALSDRLGRGAAVDLVDAARVMAGAVIGEVIGLEGGTEAAYRDLFEQGEKIVSMVSLRTRRLSPSQVRRARAVLDPLGDIAAKSYLAGDESTVMGRMRALGLSRDEARGAAGAFFLTGTETVATLLPRLIALLADHGQLDRVAGDPALLDRAVEEAMRVATPTPVMLRSVHRPAAVGGTAVRPGDRVLIATHNCCRAHGPFDLDRPHPPELRRLWFGAGPHFCIGYPLALAQIRLVARTLLAAAPLTVTRRAAARNVLIPTYRHLAVRSGRSPRARAA; encoded by the coding sequence GTGAACTGGGAGAAGCGGCTCTACCTGACCGCGCACCCGGTCGCCTACCCGCTCCTGCGCGGCGTCGCGCGGCGCGGGCCCATCGTGCGCGTGCCCGGGGTCGGGGTGGTCGTGAACGACGCCGCCCTGGCCCGCGAGATCCTCATGGACGGCGAGACGTTCCGCAAGGACGGCCCCGGCTCGCCCGGCGAGCTGTGGACGCCCGTGCTCGGGCCGTCCGTCCTGCTCAACATGGAGGGCGACGCCCACCGCGCCCTCCGCCGCCGCCTGACCGACCTGTTCGTCCCGTCCTACACCGAGGCGCTGTGCGCCCGCGTGCTGGCCGAGCCGCTGGCCGCGCTGTCGGACCGCCTCGGACGCGGCGCGGCCGTCGACCTGGTGGACGCGGCGCGCGTCATGGCCGGGGCGGTGATAGGCGAGGTCATCGGGCTCGAAGGCGGCACCGAGGCCGCCTACCGGGACCTGTTCGAGCAGGGCGAGAAGATCGTCTCGATGGTGTCGCTGCGCACGCGGCGGCTCTCCCCGTCCCAGGTCCGGCGCGCCCGCGCGGTGCTCGACCCGCTCGGCGACATCGCGGCGAAGTCCTACCTGGCGGGGGACGAGTCCACCGTCATGGGACGGATGCGGGCCCTCGGCCTGTCACGGGACGAGGCGCGGGGCGCCGCCGGCGCGTTCTTCCTGACCGGCACCGAGACCGTCGCCACGCTGCTGCCGCGCCTGATCGCCCTGCTCGCCGACCACGGTCAGCTCGACCGCGTCGCGGGGGACCCCGCCCTCCTCGACCGGGCCGTCGAGGAGGCGATGCGGGTCGCGACGCCGACGCCGGTCATGCTGCGCAGCGTGCACCGCCCGGCCGCGGTCGGGGGCACGGCGGTCCGCCCCGGCGACCGGGTGCTGATCGCCACGCACAACTGCTGCCGCGCCCACGGCCCGTTCGACCTGGACCGCCCGCACCCGCCCGAGCTGCGCCGCCTGTGGTTCGGCGCCGGGCCGCACTTCTGCATCGGGTACCCGCTGGCCCTGGCGCAGATCCGCCTGGTCGCCCGGACGCTGCTCGCCGCCGCGCCGCTCACGGTCACGCGCCGCGCCGCCGCCCGGAACGTGCTGATCCCGACGTACCGCCACCTGGCCGTCCGGTCGGGACGATCCCCGAGAGCGAGGGCGGCATGA
- a CDS encoding AMP-binding protein: MTLVRRLLDQAARTPAAAALISGDGTELTYGDLRRQVLAVRHGLLSGGLAPGDGVLFSVRPSPESLVLALGVVAAGGVVVFADPGAGPEMFTARLRLARPRWSAAESVLYAGSRLRPVRAYARRRGLLLPNLADLQIPGEGPMRHLHVGRRLPGVPRGALSFARLARGDAPEPDREADPDAPAAVIFTSGTTADPRAVVHTQASLAAALDLFRSRLPLGPGDVVHTDQLMLGLPTLIAGARWSMPPLFCAPADFARLMRERRATHTFCVPVHLAEILDACRELPPSVRYVLLGAAPAPAAVLRRAVEAAPAAEVLSVYAMTEILPVAIASAREKLAHAGPGDLLGAPLPGVGARLADDGELLLSGPNLCRGYLGADPVAELPTGDLARLDGGRLVLTGRKKDMLIRGKFNLYPGLYEPSIAALPGVAEAAIVGVPDPRTGDEEVVLAVVGPGDLPDRLRRALPDVIDHDALPDRIVVLDELPRSGRTRKLDRALLRERVTP; this comes from the coding sequence ATGACGCTCGTCCGGCGACTGCTCGACCAGGCGGCGCGGACGCCCGCCGCCGCCGCCCTGATCTCCGGGGACGGGACGGAGCTGACCTACGGCGACCTGCGGCGGCAGGTGCTCGCCGTCCGGCACGGGCTGCTGTCCGGCGGGCTCGCCCCGGGCGACGGCGTGCTGTTCTCGGTGCGCCCCTCACCGGAGTCGCTCGTCCTGGCGCTGGGCGTGGTCGCGGCCGGGGGAGTGGTCGTGTTCGCCGACCCGGGGGCCGGGCCGGAGATGTTCACCGCGCGGCTGCGGCTGGCCCGTCCCCGCTGGTCGGCGGCCGAGTCGGTGCTGTACGCGGGGAGCAGGCTCCGGCCCGTCCGGGCGTACGCGCGGCGGCGCGGGCTGCTCCTGCCGAACCTCGCCGACCTGCAGATCCCGGGCGAGGGCCCGATGCGGCACCTGCACGTCGGCCGCCGGCTGCCGGGCGTGCCCCGGGGCGCGCTGTCCTTCGCGCGCCTGGCCCGCGGCGACGCCCCCGAGCCGGATCGCGAGGCCGATCCGGACGCGCCCGCCGCCGTGATCTTCACGTCGGGGACGACGGCGGACCCCCGTGCGGTCGTCCACACGCAGGCGTCCCTGGCGGCGGCGCTCGACCTGTTCCGGTCCCGGCTGCCGCTCGGCCCGGGGGACGTCGTCCACACCGACCAGCTCATGCTCGGCCTGCCGACCCTGATCGCGGGCGCCCGCTGGTCGATGCCGCCGCTGTTCTGCGCCCCGGCCGACTTCGCGCGGCTGATGCGCGAGCGGCGGGCCACGCACACGTTCTGCGTCCCGGTCCACCTGGCCGAGATCCTGGACGCGTGCCGCGAGCTGCCGCCGTCCGTCCGGTACGTGCTGCTCGGCGCGGCGCCCGCGCCCGCGGCCGTCCTGCGGCGGGCGGTCGAGGCCGCCCCCGCCGCGGAGGTCCTGTCGGTGTACGCGATGACGGAGATCCTCCCCGTGGCGATCGCGTCGGCGCGGGAGAAGCTCGCGCACGCCGGGCCGGGCGACCTGCTCGGCGCGCCGCTGCCCGGCGTCGGCGCCCGCCTGGCGGACGACGGGGAACTGCTGCTGTCCGGCCCCAACCTCTGCCGCGGGTACCTCGGCGCGGATCCCGTCGCCGAGCTGCCGACCGGCGACCTCGCGCGCCTGGACGGCGGCCGCCTCGTCCTGACGGGACGCAAGAAGGACATGCTGATCCGCGGCAAGTTCAACCTCTACCCCGGCCTGTACGAGCCGTCGATCGCCGCGCTGCCCGGGGTGGCCGAGGCCGCCATCGTGGGCGTGCCGGACCCGCGGACCGGGGACGAGGAGGTCGTCCTGGCGGTGGTCGGCCCCGGCGACCTGCCCGACCGGCTGCGCCGCGCCCTCCCGGACGTCATCGACCACGACGCCCTCCCGGACCGCATCGTCGTCCTGGACGAGCTGCCCCGCTCCGGGCGCACCCGCAAGCTCGACCGGGCTCTGCTCCGCGAGCGGGTGACGCCATGA
- a CDS encoding MBL fold metallo-hydrolase: MQPEPEDLGGGLWSVPVPIPNNPLSYTLVYAVESPRGPVLIDAGWQHEDAWTALRDGLGTFGIDVADVYGVVVTHFHPDHAGLAGRVRETSGAWIAMHHSDAGIVRLFNEVGQGGRRSFELTALRRAGAAESDLTGPTQQTRVSPPAVPDRELSDGDLVDVPGRRLQAVWTPGHTPGHICLHLEDGDRLFTGDHVLPRITPHIGLYPYDTPDVDPLSDFLGSLDKVSAMTVDEVLPAHQHRFRGLEDRAREIIAHHEERLAEVAALLSSRPTTLWDLTAGLTWRHPWAEMAQQARRMAAAEAAAHLRTLETRGTARREGADDPLRYVLR, translated from the coding sequence GTGCAGCCGGAACCTGAGGACCTCGGCGGCGGGCTGTGGAGCGTCCCCGTCCCCATCCCGAACAACCCCCTGTCGTACACGCTGGTGTACGCGGTGGAGAGCCCCCGCGGCCCCGTCCTGATCGACGCGGGCTGGCAGCACGAGGACGCCTGGACGGCCCTGCGGGACGGGCTCGGCACGTTCGGGATCGACGTCGCCGACGTGTACGGGGTGGTCGTCACCCACTTCCACCCCGACCACGCGGGCCTCGCCGGGCGCGTCCGCGAGACGTCCGGCGCCTGGATCGCCATGCACCACTCCGACGCCGGGATCGTCCGGCTGTTCAACGAGGTCGGCCAGGGCGGCCGCCGCTCGTTCGAGCTGACCGCGCTGCGCCGCGCCGGCGCGGCCGAGTCGGACCTGACCGGGCCGACCCAGCAGACCCGGGTCTCGCCTCCCGCCGTCCCGGACCGCGAGCTGTCCGACGGCGACCTGGTGGACGTCCCCGGCCGCCGGCTGCAGGCCGTCTGGACCCCCGGGCACACGCCCGGCCACATCTGCCTGCACCTGGAGGACGGCGACCGGCTCTTCACCGGCGACCACGTCCTGCCGCGCATCACCCCGCACATCGGCCTCTACCCCTACGACACCCCGGACGTGGACCCGCTGAGCGACTTCCTCGGCTCGCTCGACAAGGTCTCCGCCATGACCGTGGACGAGGTCCTGCCCGCCCACCAGCACCGCTTCCGCGGCCTCGAGGACCGCGCCCGCGAGATCATCGCCCACCACGAGGAGCGCCTCGCGGAGGTGGCGGCGCTGCTGTCCTCCCGCCCCACCACGCTCTGGGACCTCACCGCCGGCCTCACCTGGCGGCACCCGTGGGCCGAGATGGCCCAGCAGGCCCGCCGCATGGCCGCCGCCGAGGCCGCCGCGCACCTGCGCACCCTGGAGACCCGCGGCACCGCCCGCCGCGAGGGCGCCGACGACCCCCTCCGCTACGTCCTGCGCTGA
- a CDS encoding NAD-dependent epimerase/dehydratase family protein yields MRTAVRIAVTGASGFVGGAVCRALASEGTAVLAFGRRPAVASGHAGGAPYRSWDLTRGPIPDAPAVDAVVHCAGSVTDWGPAAALFAANLTGTRNALASFPGARFVHVSTASVYDPFAPSVMAREDEAPVRRYMNAYGASKAAAERAAADAGAIVLRPHAVYGPGDTTLLPRVLSAVRGPVLPAVGTGRQRVSLTSVGNLVQACVLAATGPVASGVFNVADAAPVEIDDAFRAILRERGVRARPVYVPARAARPLAAVAEGAFLLARRPEPPRLTRYAISHLALERTLDTTAARESLGYAPAPTSFTGAAAW; encoded by the coding sequence ATGAGGACCGCGGTGAGGATCGCGGTGACGGGAGCCTCGGGCTTCGTCGGCGGCGCGGTGTGCCGGGCGCTCGCGTCCGAGGGGACCGCCGTGCTCGCGTTCGGCCGCCGCCCGGCGGTGGCCTCCGGCCATGCGGGCGGCGCGCCCTACCGGTCCTGGGATCTGACCCGGGGTCCGATCCCGGACGCGCCCGCCGTGGACGCGGTCGTCCACTGCGCCGGCAGCGTCACCGACTGGGGGCCCGCCGCCGCCCTCTTCGCCGCCAACCTCACCGGCACCCGCAACGCCCTGGCGAGCTTCCCGGGAGCCCGGTTCGTGCACGTCAGCACGGCAAGCGTGTACGACCCGTTCGCACCGAGCGTCATGGCGCGCGAGGACGAGGCCCCGGTGCGCCGCTACATGAACGCCTACGGCGCCTCGAAGGCCGCCGCCGAACGGGCCGCCGCCGACGCCGGCGCGATCGTCCTGCGCCCCCACGCGGTCTACGGGCCCGGCGACACGACGCTCCTGCCGCGCGTCCTCTCCGCCGTGCGGGGCCCGGTCCTGCCCGCCGTCGGGACCGGCCGCCAGCGCGTCAGCCTGACCTCGGTCGGGAACCTCGTCCAGGCCTGCGTCCTGGCCGCGACGGGTCCCGTGGCCTCCGGCGTCTTCAACGTCGCCGACGCCGCACCGGTCGAGATCGACGACGCGTTCCGCGCGATCCTGCGCGAGCGCGGCGTCCGGGCGCGGCCGGTGTACGTCCCGGCCCGCGCCGCCCGCCCGCTCGCCGCCGTCGCCGAGGGGGCGTTCCTGCTGGCCCGCCGTCCCGAACCGCCGCGCCTCACCCGCTACGCGATCAGCCATCTCGCCCTGGAGCGCACCCTCGACACCACTGCCGCCCGGGAGTCCCTCGGCTATGCCCCGGCCCCGACGTCCTTCACCGGGGCCGCCGCCTGGTGA
- a CDS encoding 3-oxoacyl-ACP synthase III family protein produces the protein MRARITAAAAHLPDRTVSSAEVEARVAAESDGYRPHPTIVERMTGIRARHVMRDDEQASDLAVAAARRVLADRAVEPAGLDLLVFGSASQDLVEPATAHIVAAKLGATCPVFDVKNACNSFLNGLQTADALIRTGQHERVLVCTGESPSRAIRWKVRDRAQFVDAFAGYTLSDGGAAMLVEAAPDGGIFYRDFAAVSGAWRVGTLPGGGSMHPRDPEFTYFSGDGRRLKDAFLATGPEIFTTALAKTGLTWDDFAVVGVHQVTLPYLETLRAILGVPPDRLVVTLPDHGNVASASLPLQIATALAEGRCGPGDRIALIGLAGGVSLGVMFAEL, from the coding sequence ATGAGAGCCCGCATCACCGCCGCCGCCGCGCACCTGCCGGACCGGACGGTCAGCAGCGCCGAGGTCGAGGCCCGCGTCGCGGCCGAGAGCGACGGGTACCGGCCGCATCCCACGATCGTGGAGCGGATGACCGGCATCCGCGCCCGGCACGTCATGCGCGACGACGAGCAGGCGTCCGACCTCGCCGTCGCCGCGGCCCGCCGCGTCCTCGCCGACCGCGCGGTCGAGCCGGCCGGCCTGGACCTGCTGGTGTTCGGGTCGGCGTCGCAGGACCTCGTGGAGCCCGCGACCGCGCACATCGTCGCCGCCAAGCTCGGCGCGACCTGCCCGGTCTTCGACGTCAAGAACGCCTGCAACAGCTTCCTCAACGGCCTCCAGACGGCGGACGCGCTGATCCGCACCGGGCAGCACGAGCGCGTCCTGGTCTGCACGGGCGAGAGCCCGTCCCGCGCGATCCGCTGGAAGGTGCGCGACCGCGCCCAGTTCGTGGACGCGTTCGCCGGCTACACCCTCTCCGACGGCGGCGCCGCGATGCTCGTGGAGGCCGCCCCGGACGGCGGGATCTTCTACCGCGACTTCGCCGCCGTCTCCGGCGCCTGGCGGGTCGGGACGCTCCCGGGGGGCGGCTCGATGCACCCGCGCGACCCCGAGTTCACCTACTTCAGCGGGGACGGGCGCCGGCTGAAGGACGCCTTCCTGGCGACCGGCCCGGAGATCTTCACCACCGCGCTCGCCAAAACCGGGCTGACCTGGGACGACTTCGCGGTCGTCGGCGTCCACCAGGTCACGCTGCCGTACCTGGAGACGCTGCGCGCGATCCTCGGCGTCCCGCCCGACCGGCTCGTCGTCACGCTGCCCGACCACGGCAACGTCGCGTCCGCGAGCCTCCCCCTGCAGATCGCCACCGCCCTCGCCGAGGGGCGCTGCGGGCCCGGCGACCGGATCGCGCTGATCGGGCTCGCCGGCGGCGTCAGCCTCGGCGTCATGTTCGCGGAGCTGTGA
- a CDS encoding steroid 3-ketoacyl-CoA thiolase, whose product MGTPVIVEAVRTPLGKRGGWLAGLKPMAVLAHALNAAVERSGIDAAEVEQVFAGCVTQAGEQGGHVGRYSWLYAGLPWQAGVTTIDAQCGSSQQGVHLAASQIAAGVVDVAIGCGVEVMSRAPLGSNVMPADPRPDDWSLDMPNQFEAAERIAARRGITRADLDAFGARSQQLAAKAWADGRFDREVAPVTAPVLDAEGNVTGETREVTRDQGLRETTADGLARLKPVLGPEALHTAGTSSQISDGAAAVLLMSEDKARALGLRPRARIRTQALVGGEPYYHLDGPVQSTERVLRRSGMAMGDIDITEINEAFASIVLSWASVHKPDMDRVNVNGGAIALGHPVGATGARLITTALHELERRDAGTALVTMCAGGALSTATILERV is encoded by the coding sequence ATGGGTACCCCGGTGATCGTCGAGGCGGTGCGCACGCCGCTCGGCAAGCGTGGCGGCTGGCTCGCGGGCCTGAAGCCGATGGCCGTCCTCGCGCACGCCCTGAACGCCGCCGTCGAGCGCTCCGGCATCGACGCCGCCGAGGTGGAGCAGGTCTTCGCGGGCTGCGTCACGCAGGCCGGGGAGCAGGGCGGGCACGTCGGCCGCTACTCCTGGTTGTACGCGGGCCTGCCCTGGCAGGCGGGCGTCACCACCATCGACGCCCAGTGCGGCTCCTCCCAGCAGGGCGTCCACCTGGCCGCCTCCCAGATCGCCGCCGGGGTCGTGGACGTCGCGATCGGCTGCGGCGTCGAGGTGATGAGCCGCGCCCCGCTCGGCAGCAACGTCATGCCCGCCGACCCGCGGCCGGACGACTGGTCGCTCGACATGCCGAACCAGTTCGAGGCCGCCGAGCGGATCGCCGCCCGCCGCGGCATCACCCGCGCCGACCTCGACGCGTTCGGCGCGCGGTCCCAGCAGCTCGCCGCCAAGGCGTGGGCGGACGGCCGCTTCGACCGCGAGGTCGCCCCGGTCACCGCGCCCGTGCTGGACGCCGAGGGCAACGTCACCGGCGAGACCCGCGAGGTCACCCGCGACCAGGGCCTGCGCGAGACGACCGCCGACGGGCTCGCCAGGCTCAAGCCCGTCCTCGGCCCCGAGGCCCTGCACACGGCGGGCACCTCGTCCCAGATCTCCGACGGCGCCGCCGCCGTCCTGCTCATGTCGGAGGACAAGGCCCGGGCCCTCGGCCTGCGCCCGCGCGCCCGCATCCGGACGCAGGCCCTCGTCGGCGGCGAGCCGTACTACCACCTGGACGGCCCCGTGCAGTCGACCGAGCGCGTCCTGCGGCGCTCCGGCATGGCCATGGGCGACATCGACATCACCGAGATCAACGAGGCGTTCGCGTCGATCGTGCTGTCCTGGGCGTCGGTCCACAAGCCGGACATGGACCGCGTCAACGTCAACGGCGGCGCCATCGCCCTCGGCCACCCCGTGGGCGCCACTGGGGCGCGGCTGATCACCACCGCGCTGCACGAGCTGGAGCGGCGCGACGCCGGAACCGCCCTGGTCACGATGTGCGCGGGCGGCGCCCTGTCCACCGCCACGATCCTCGAACGGGTCTGA
- a CDS encoding cytochrome P450: MKTERAARHEARLLWTANPGLFALLEAARHTGPITRVPRLGWVVTDPVLARQVLNDHAAFGMNGEGGVGHLWTQLFGEEMGRFFGGATHTEVRTRARDLFTEDAARTLVERSQGRTHAALAAHLAAGAAIDVADAARVLAGRMVADLLGLPADRADAAYRTLFGAGERLARLALGTAASTALDPAVVARARAIVDEITAGVPHAYRTAGTGTLLGRCREMGLGLPLARGLATLLVIAGTETGASGTVRTAALLHDTGGQRALLDDPSLMDNAVREGLRVAAPAPVIGRHVSRDAAVGGRRLRAGDRVLLLTYRATGAAGPFDVRRAYVPESRQLWFGGGRHLCLGAAVARVQVARMLETLLSPGRPYRVVSRRPARRVLVPSYAELRVRPA, encoded by the coding sequence ATGAAGACCGAACGAGCGGCGCGGCACGAGGCCCGGCTGCTGTGGACGGCGAACCCCGGCCTGTTCGCCCTCCTGGAGGCGGCGCGCCACACCGGCCCCATCACCCGCGTGCCGAGGCTCGGGTGGGTGGTGACCGACCCCGTCCTCGCGCGGCAGGTCCTCAACGACCACGCCGCCTTCGGCATGAACGGCGAGGGCGGCGTCGGCCACCTCTGGACGCAGCTGTTCGGGGAGGAGATGGGTCGGTTCTTCGGCGGGGCGACGCACACCGAGGTCCGCACCCGCGCCCGGGACCTGTTCACCGAGGACGCCGCGCGGACCCTGGTGGAGCGTTCCCAGGGCCGGACCCACGCCGCGCTCGCCGCCCACCTCGCCGCCGGGGCGGCCATCGACGTCGCCGACGCGGCCCGCGTCCTGGCCGGACGCATGGTCGCCGACCTGCTGGGCCTGCCCGCGGACCGGGCCGACGCCGCCTACCGCACGCTCTTCGGAGCCGGGGAGCGGCTCGCCCGGCTGGCGCTCGGCACGGCCGCGTCCACCGCCCTCGACCCGGCGGTCGTCGCGCGGGCCCGCGCGATCGTCGACGAGATCACCGCCGGCGTCCCGCACGCCTACCGGACGGCCGGAACCGGCACCCTCCTCGGCCGCTGCCGGGAGATGGGCCTCGGCCTGCCGCTCGCCCGCGGCCTGGCGACCCTGCTGGTGATCGCCGGGACGGAGACCGGGGCGTCCGGGACCGTCCGCACCGCGGCCCTGCTGCACGACACCGGGGGCCAGCGGGCGCTGCTGGACGACCCGTCCCTCATGGACAACGCGGTGCGCGAGGGGCTGCGCGTCGCCGCCCCGGCGCCGGTGATCGGGCGGCACGTCTCCCGGGACGCGGCGGTCGGCGGGCGGCGGCTCCGCGCGGGCGACCGGGTCCTGCTGCTGACCTACCGGGCGACGGGCGCCGCCGGGCCCTTCGACGTCCGCCGCGCGTACGTGCCCGAGTCGCGGCAGCTGTGGTTCGGCGGCGGGCGCCACCTGTGCCTCGGCGCCGCCGTCGCGCGCGTCCAGGTGGCCCGGATGCTGGAGACGCTGCTGTCCCCCGGCCGCCCGTACCGGGTCGTCTCCCGCCGCCCGGCCCGCCGCGTCCTCGTCCCGTCGTACGCCGAGCTGCGCGTGCGGCCCGCCTAG
- a CDS encoding glycosyltransferase family 2 protein, giving the protein MSPTDPMHPTNPTDPMHLWIVVPAYNEERSIGATLRRLAAQTDTGFTLVVVDNGSTDATATAVKEFAAGTAAFDVRIVHEPEKGTGAAADTGVRHAIGAGATHVARTDADCLPHRGWVAAVKRAFGEGLEMVSGPLLPRTDEFPLKLWERRLLPAVIDLAALFGRFRPGNQDPLYLGPYVMMPGCNLAITADLYERAGGFPRTRIEDVHEDRALVNRVRYVTDAYGLREDVVVHGSVRRLRAFGLVRTLGWYADHRYRPDVVDIR; this is encoded by the coding sequence ATGAGCCCGACGGACCCGATGCACCCGACGAACCCGACGGACCCGATGCACCTGTGGATCGTCGTCCCCGCCTACAACGAGGAGCGCTCGATCGGCGCGACGCTGCGCCGCCTCGCCGCGCAGACCGACACCGGCTTCACGCTCGTCGTGGTCGACAACGGCAGCACCGACGCGACCGCCACCGCCGTCAAGGAGTTCGCCGCGGGCACCGCGGCGTTCGACGTCCGGATCGTCCACGAGCCGGAGAAGGGGACGGGCGCCGCCGCCGACACCGGCGTCCGGCACGCGATCGGAGCGGGGGCCACGCACGTCGCCCGCACCGACGCCGACTGCCTGCCCCATCGCGGCTGGGTGGCGGCGGTGAAGCGGGCCTTCGGCGAGGGGCTGGAGATGGTGTCGGGGCCGCTGCTGCCGCGCACCGACGAGTTCCCCCTGAAGCTCTGGGAGCGCCGCCTGCTGCCCGCCGTCATCGACCTCGCGGCCCTGTTCGGTCGGTTCCGCCCCGGCAACCAGGACCCGCTCTACCTCGGTCCGTACGTGATGATGCCGGGCTGCAACCTCGCGATCACCGCCGACCTGTACGAGCGGGCGGGCGGCTTCCCCCGCACCCGCATCGAGGACGTCCACGAGGACCGCGCCCTGGTCAACCGCGTCCGCTACGTGACCGACGCCTACGGGCTGCGCGAGGACGTCGTCGTGCACGGATCCGTGCGCAGGCTCCGCGCGTTCGGCCTCGTCAGGACGCTCGGCTGGTACGCCGACCACCGCTACCGGCCCGACGTCGTGGACATCCGGTGA